The Lepidochelys kempii isolate rLepKem1 chromosome 20, rLepKem1.hap2, whole genome shotgun sequence sequence CTGGTCTCCCTTTATCACCTAGCAAGTCATATGACTGGGCCCCAGGAAAGCtgtcctgggagggggagagagaggagaggggataGGGAGCGGGGAGAATAGAAAAGAGAGACAGTGAGACAGCTGGGGAAACAGGGAGGGCCCCCCCCCAACGCTATTGTCCCCCCTGGCTGGCTGACATTCAGATGTTAATAAGAAAGGCCAGATCCAGGGGGTTTCTTTtcttggcgggggggagggggtgtcacatTATTTCTCAAGACACTTTCCTGGGCCTGGTCCCtttctcagccccacccccatcagaGAGAGCTGAGGCTGCATTTCTCCTGCATGCTGGTGTCACAGGAGCTAAAGCCGAGaggcctggaggaggaggaaggagacgAATCCAGGCTGCTGCAGTGGAGAGCCGAGTGCGGGGTCCATGGCACCCACATTCCGACCAAGCAAGCTCCGTGGGACTGATGTCATTCGAACGCCAGCCAGAGCCAGGAGTGGGTCTTCCAGGGGTAGCACAGCTCCGGTCTGAGATGGTAGCGCTGTTTCTGTCCGGGAACGCTGgtgtcacggggtccccgggcgatgctcgggaactgctccccaggaagccaggcaggactctggggagtctcctctcggggagcagcctgtctgcaggacacacagctcacccggctccaccttcctgagtctgacctcggagccttcagcatcctctgcccctccgtgcgcttcccacagccagtccgcccaggcagggtcctggggcagccagagggtcctgccccccaacttcacagtcagacgggactctcagccagccagtaaaacagaaggtttattagacgacaggaacatggtctaacacagagcttgtgggtgcagagaacaggacccctcagccgggtccattttggggggcagtgagccagacaaccacgtctgcacttcactcctcatccctggccagccccaaactgaaactccctccagcccctcctccgctgggctttgtccctttcccgggccaggaggtcacctgattcctttgttctccaaccctttagctctcaccttgcaggggggaagggcccaggccatcggttgccaggaaacagggtatCGGCCCTTCtttgtgtccagacccctgcacacacctgccctccagactCTGCAAGGaccatacacccttatcccaccccctagatacttaagaactgcctaggggaaactgaggcacactcacactattcagaggaaacattaagaacagtcccacttcgtcacagctgGGACGTTAGAGACCCATCTGAggcatagacagacagacaggtgcTCATCATGACACCCAGACAAAGCCACGCTCAGAAATAAAGGCCCAGTTATACTCACAGCTCTCCAGCCCATCTGCACAGccacttttacacacacacaccagcacacacacactggctcgcacgcacgcacgcacaacCCCAGTCCTCGTGGCAGGTCAGCAGTGACTCGAGCAATGGCCTGTGTGCAGTGAGTTTGGTGGATCTCAGTCCAGCTCCCGTTGGTCAGGTGTCCACATCTCAGTTAGCAGTGACCAGCCCctttgctggcagtctcagcagagaggccagggctgaATGAGCCATGGGGACTGAATCCCCTTtccctgctgggggagggagcctCCCAAGGTAGGCTGAACAAGACAATGGCAGTCTGGCTTGTACCTTTGCTGGGGATAAAGGAAGAATGGGAGTTTCTAATCTCATTGACTGGAGCAGTCAGGGACGAGCTGTTCTGTTGGCCTTGGCCTGGAGCGATACCCATGACCAGGAGGCAGCTCTGACTCTCCCATCTGGCACTGGATCCGGGGCCCCCCCCGGGTTCCAGGCCCTCGGAGCGCCTCTCCAAAGTGTTGTTAGAGTCCCGGAGAAGTGTCTTCTCTTGTGTCCCGTGGGGAGCACTTGCCGTTCTCCTGAGCCCGTGCCTCGCTGCTTTCCTCGCCTTTGGCCTTGCAGAACAGAAGCACACGATGCTCTGGCACTGGGGCCTCCGGCTTCTCCCGACCATGCCAGATCTGTAGAGCATAGATGACTGGCTCCATGgccctctctctttccccaacCTCCTTCCTCTGGGCTCTCCGAGCTGGAGAGGGCGGACGGGGCCCCTGGCCTCTGAAAGAGACTGAGCTGTACAGGCAGCCTCCTGGGCCCCAGAGAGACCACTGGGAACCTTCGAGTTGTATCCTGAGGAGGAGGAACATGGAAGAACCCATGTGTCCCCTGGATGGTTCCCCCGGCCCCGCTGTGCCCCCTGGACGTTCCCCCGGCCCCGCCGTGTCCCCTGGACATTCCCCCGGCCCCGCCATGCCCCCTGGACGTTCCCCTGGCCCCGCCGTGCCCCCTGGACGTTCCCCCGGCCCTGCTGTGTCCCCTGGACGGTTCCCCCGGCCCCGCCGTGCCCCCTGGACGTTCCCCCGGCCCCGCCGTGTCCCCTGGACATTCCCCCGGCCCCGCCATGCCCCCTGGACGTTCCCCTGGCCCCGCCGTGCCCCCTGGACGTTCCCCCGGCCCTGCTGTGTCCCCTGGACGGTTCCCCCGGCCCCGCCGTGCCCCCTGGACGTTCCCCCGGCCCCGCCGTGTCCCCTGGACATTCCCCCGGCCCCGCCATGCCCCCTGGACGTTCCCCCGGCCCCGCCGTGTCCCCTGGACGGTTCCCCCGGCCCCGCCGTGCCCCCTGGACGTTCCCCCGGCCCCGCCGTGCCCCCTGGACGGTTCCCCGGCCCCGCCATGCCCCCTGGACGTTTCCCCGGCCCCGCTGTGTCCCCTGGACGGTTCCCCCGGCCCCGCCGTGCCCCCTGGACGTTCCCCCGGCCCCGCCGTGTCCCCTGGACATTCCCCCGGCCCCGCCATGCCCCCTGGACGTTCCCCTGGCCCCGCCGTGCCCCCTGGACGTTCCCCCGGCCCTGCTGTGTCCCCTGGACGGTTCCCCCGGCCCCGCCGTGCCCCCTGGACGTTCCCCCGGCCCCGCCGTGTCCCCTGGACATTCCCCCGGCCCCGCCATGCCCCCTGGACGTTCCCCCGGCCCCGCCGTGTCCCCTGGACGGTTCCCCCGGCCCCGCCGTGCCCCCTGGACGTTCCCCCGGCCCCGCCGTGCCCCCTGGACGGTTCCCCGGCCCCGCCATGCCCCCTGGACGTTTCCCCGGCCCCGCTGTGTCCCCTGGACGGTTCCCCCGGCCCCGCCGTGCCCCCTGGACGTTCCCCCGGCCCCGCCGTGCCCCCTGGACGGCTCCCCGGCCCCGCCATGCCCCCTGGACGTTTCCCCGGCCCCGCTGTGTCCCCTGGATGGTTCCCCCGGCCCCGCCGTGTCCCCTGGACAGTCCCCTTGGCCCAACATCTCCACGAGACAGAACAAGCTTCCTTTCCGGCTGCATTTTGTGTATTGTTGGTAGCAACCAGCAGCTCCCTAGCGACTGTTGCCTGGCCTCCCCGGCTGTGTTTGCAGGCGCAGGGTCAGCGCCAGAGGGGCAAAGATAAAACCCGTCTGAGGAAAGCGTCCAGGGCCGTTCGGAGCCTGTTACCCCCACAACCGCCCCGCAGCGAACACACAAGCAGTGCAGGGGAGTTACACAGCAAGGACAGGCTGCTGTCGGTGTAGGGGAGCCCCAAACCCCAGCAGTTCCTCCAGAGTGCCACTCGCAGACCCGGTGCAATGCACCAGTTAGCGCTGGTCCCACCggcgctggggagtggggtctggctGGCTCAGGGCTGGACTGGGGTACAGAGCCTTTCACCCTCGGTTGCTGGCTTCAATCTGGCCCCAGGCTAGCGGGATCCCTGGCTGCAGGGTGGCCCGGGGTTACATGAGGCAGGGCGTGCGTGTCTCTGTCGGCTCCCAGCAGGTACCAGCCTCACCAAACGACCCCCAGAACTGAGCTCCTGGTCCTGCGGGACAGAGATGGGGCAAGTGGCTGGGAAAGCctgctctgtgcagctgggtcTGGCCAGGAGCCCTACGGCCGGCTTTGGGGGATAGAGAGCGGTGGTGGCTGCATTGGTTACGTGACAGTGGGGGatcttcccctctcctgcctttTCATGGGGGAAGACAGATCGAGCGGCACTCAGGATTCGGATTAAGATCATCCCAGTGCCCGTGTTCCCTGAgtccttgcaccccagaactttTCCATGGGGTACGCGCAGCTCTCCCTTGAACGTAGCACCGCGCCCCTCCAGTCTGACCCGGCTTCCCCTCCGCCATGGGCTGAATGGCAGCCAGTGGTGTGGTAACCCAGTGTGCCAGGTCGTAATGCCGCCCAGTTTGGGTGCCCTCCCACAGGGGCCCCAGGcaaactgccccttttgcccccctctCGGGGCGGCCCTGCCCTGGCACTGCTGAGCGCGGTGTGCAAAGTTCGGACAGCTGTGGGTGCCgctgcccctccccagggccGTGCTGATGGGGTGAGACAGGGAGCAGAGATCCCCAGTCTTGGTGGCTCCAACCGGCCAACCGCCACCTTCCCCTTCTCCTGGATTattccctggggggaatctgctgAGCCAGGAGCCAGAGCAGTATGCACAGAGAGGGGCCCGGGCCAGCAAATTTGGATCAGGGTCTAAGGTTCTTGTTTGTTCCATTAGAGAGCGGGACCCAGCTTTCCGCTTCCCAGGTGTCTGGAGCTTGGGCTGAGGTTTGGGCTCCTCAGAAAAATCCTTTGTGTCTTTTAGTCTCTTAAACCACCTACCAATGCAGATGTCCAGACCCGGGAGAGCCCCTAGCTCTGGTGGGAAGATCCCGGCCACCTGCATGCACTAAATTGTCAGCTCCCTTCTCCCCAAGGGGGGTTCTCTGATAAGCTCTGCGCAGTGCAGCGAGGACACCCATCTGCATGCATGCTGCATCCCCCCGGGGTGGCTCCTTTGCATCCAGCACCAGCCCTGGCTGGGTGGCTCGCGGGAGAGCAAACCTGCAGCTCAAACCCCCTCAGCGGCATCcagctcttccccccacccttgtcTCACTTGCCgctttctggggagggctggcgGTTGACACCCTCCCGCTTCCTTG is a genomic window containing:
- the LOC140900869 gene encoding uncharacterized protein isoform X1, giving the protein MTGSMALSLSPTSFLWALRAGEGGRGPWPLKETELYRQPPGPQRDHWEPSSCILRRRNMEEPMCPLDGSPGPAVPPGRSPGPAVSPGHSPGPAMPPGRSPGPAVPPGRSPGPAVSPGRFPRPRRAPWTFPRPRRVPWTFPRPRHAPWTFPWPRRAPWTFPRPCCVPWTVPPAPPCPLDVPPAPPCPLDIPPAPPCPLDVPPAPPCPLDGSPGPAVPPGRSPGPAVPPGRFPGPAMPPGRFPGPAVSPGRFPRPRRAPWTFPRPRRVPWTFPRPRHAPWTFPWPRRAPWTFPRPCCVPWTVPPAPPCPLDVPPAPPCPLDIPPAPPCPLDVPPAPPCPLDGSPGPAVPPGRSPGPAVPPGRFPGPAMPPGRFPGPAVSPGRFPRPRRAPWTFPRPRRAPWTAPRPRHAPWTFPRPRCVPWMVPPAPPCPLDSPLGPTSPRDRTSFLSGCILCIVGSNQQLPSDCCLASPAVFAGAGSAPEGQR
- the LOC140900869 gene encoding uncharacterized protein isoform X2 produces the protein MVPPAPLCPLDVPPAPPCPLDIPPAPPCPLDVPLAPPCPLDVPPALLCPLDGSPGPAVPPGRSPGPAVSPGHSPGPAMPPGRSPGPAVPPGRSPGPAVSPGRFPRPRRAPWTFPRPRRVPWTFPRPRHAPWTFPRPRRVPWTVPPAPPCPLDVPPAPPCPLDGSPAPPCPLDVSPAPLCPLDGSPGPAVPPGRSPGPAVSPGHSPGPAMPPGRSPGPAVPPGRSPGPAVSPGRFPRPRRAPWTFPRPRRVPWTFPRPRHAPWTFPRPRRVPWTVPPAPPCPLDVPPAPPCPLDGSPAPPCPLDVSPAPLCPLDGSPGPAVPPGRSPGPAVPPGRLPGPAMPPGRFPGPAVSPGWFPRPRRVPWTVPLAQHLHETEQASFPAAFCVLLVATSSSLATVAWPPRLCLQAQGQRQRGKDKTRLRKASRAVRSLLPPQPPRSEHTSSAGELHSKDRLLSV